Proteins from a single region of Streptomyces glaucescens:
- the murC gene encoding UDP-N-acetylmuramate--L-alanine ligase produces the protein MAPGLPTAMDRPHFIGIGGAGMSGIAKILTQRGAKVAGSDAKESATAEALRALGATVHIGHAVEHLADDASCVVVSSAIRADNPELSRAAELGIPVVHRSDALAALMDGLRPLAVAGTHGKTTTTSMLAVSLSELGLNPSYAIGGDLDAPGSNALHGDGEIFVAEADESDRSFHKYAPEVAIVLNVELDHHANYASMDEIYESFETFAGRIVPGGTLVISADHEGARELTRRLAGRVRTVTYGESRDADVRVLSVVPQGLKSEVTVELDGAPLTFTVSVPGRHYAHNAVAALAAGAALGVPAAELAPALAAYTGVKRRLQLKGEAAGVQVIDSYAHHPTEMTADLEAMRAAAGDARILVVFQPHLFSRTQELGEEMGRSLALADASAVLDIYPAREDPIPGVTSELIIDAARAAGAEVTAVPDKADVPEVIAGMARPGDLVLTMGAGDVTDLGPRILDRLSSQSK, from the coding sequence ATGGCACCCGGCCTTCCAACCGCCATGGACCGACCGCACTTCATCGGCATCGGCGGAGCCGGAATGTCGGGCATCGCCAAGATCCTCACGCAGCGCGGCGCCAAGGTCGCGGGCAGCGACGCCAAGGAGTCCGCGACGGCCGAGGCGCTGCGCGCGCTGGGCGCGACGGTGCACATCGGGCACGCCGTCGAGCACCTGGCCGACGACGCGAGCTGCGTGGTCGTGTCGTCGGCGATCCGCGCCGACAACCCGGAGCTGTCCCGCGCGGCCGAGCTGGGCATCCCGGTGGTGCACCGCTCCGACGCCCTCGCCGCGCTGATGGACGGCCTGCGCCCGCTCGCGGTCGCCGGCACGCACGGCAAGACCACCACCACGTCGATGCTCGCGGTCTCCCTCTCCGAGCTGGGCCTGAACCCGTCGTACGCCATCGGCGGCGACCTGGACGCGCCCGGCTCCAACGCGCTGCACGGCGACGGCGAGATCTTCGTCGCCGAGGCGGACGAGAGCGACCGCAGCTTCCACAAGTACGCGCCCGAGGTCGCCATCGTCCTCAACGTGGAGCTGGACCACCACGCCAACTACGCCTCGATGGACGAGATCTACGAGTCCTTCGAGACCTTCGCCGGCCGGATCGTGCCCGGCGGCACCCTGGTGATCTCCGCGGACCACGAGGGGGCGCGCGAGCTGACCCGCCGCCTCGCGGGCAGGGTGCGCACGGTGACGTACGGCGAGTCGCGGGACGCCGACGTGCGCGTGCTCTCCGTCGTCCCGCAGGGCCTGAAGAGCGAGGTGACCGTCGAGCTGGACGGCGCGCCGCTCACCTTCACGGTCTCCGTCCCCGGCCGCCACTACGCCCACAACGCGGTCGCCGCCCTCGCGGCGGGCGCGGCGCTCGGCGTCCCGGCGGCGGAGCTGGCCCCGGCGCTGGCCGCGTACACCGGCGTCAAGCGGCGCCTGCAGCTGAAGGGCGAGGCGGCCGGGGTGCAGGTGATCGACTCCTACGCCCACCACCCGACCGAGATGACCGCGGACCTGGAGGCCATGCGGGCGGCGGCCGGCGACGCCCGCATCCTCGTCGTCTTCCAGCCCCACCTGTTCTCCCGCACCCAGGAGCTGGGCGAGGAGATGGGCCGGTCGCTGGCGCTCGCCGACGCCTCCGCGGTCCTCGACATCTACCCGGCGCGCGAGGACCCGATCCCCGGCGTCACCAGCGAGCTGATCATCGACGCGGCCCGCGCGGCGGGCGCCGAGGTGACGGCCGTGCCGGACAAGGCCGACGTGCCGGAGGTGATCGCGGGAATGGCCCGCCCCGGCGATCTCGTTCTCACGATGGGCGCGGGCGACGTCACCGACCTCGGCCCGCGCATCCTGGACCGTCTGTCGAGCCAGTCGAAGTGA
- the msrB gene encoding peptide-methionine (R)-S-oxide reductase MsrB — MSYDVEKPDEQWRAELSPAEYAVLRQAATEPAFTGEYTDTKTKGVYSCRACGAELFTSDTKFDSHCGWPSFYDPKDTDAVELLEDHSHGMVRTEVRCARCGSHLGHVFEGEGYPTPTDQRYCINSVSLRLTPDEG; from the coding sequence ATGTCGTACGACGTCGAGAAGCCGGACGAGCAGTGGCGGGCGGAGCTGAGCCCGGCCGAGTACGCCGTGCTGCGCCAGGCCGCGACCGAGCCCGCGTTCACCGGTGAGTACACGGACACCAAGACCAAGGGCGTCTACTCCTGCCGGGCCTGCGGCGCGGAGCTGTTCACCTCGGACACCAAGTTCGACTCCCACTGCGGCTGGCCGTCCTTCTACGACCCCAAGGACACCGACGCGGTCGAACTCCTGGAGGACCACTCGCACGGCATGGTGCGCACCGAGGTGCGGTGCGCCCGGTGCGGCTCGCACCTCGGGCACGTCTTCGAGGGCGAGGGGTACCCGACGCCCACGGACCAGCGGTACTGCATCAACTCGGTCTCACTGCGGCTGACGCCCGACGAGGGGTGA
- a CDS encoding FAD-dependent oxidoreductase, protein MGGSLAGLLAAHVLAGHADRVTIVERDRFPDGTKPRPGVAQGRHPHVLLEGGQLALESLLPGFLAQLRAAGAPRVGLPSDMVLRQDERWFRRVPATTHMYTGSRAQLEELLRRRVLADPVIGVLEGTEAVGLAGDASRVRGVLLRDRSDGARGEPRTLAADLVVDASGSGTRAPQWLTAIGAQAPREETIDTGLAYASRVYRGKDGVLGGDTVGYYVYPTPAQVHGGGALPLEDGTHLVIVSGLRGDEPPTDDDAFASYARRLPHPPLHRWLDEAEPLSPAFGYRRTANVRRRYDLPGRRPAGFLATGDALCTFNPVYGQGMAVAAMSAAALRDALADPRRTPTTARVQRALLAASRQAWDISAGADRAMPGATGTAVAGRPVDRAVGWYLGRVQERYPSDPVVGRAFRAVLTLSAPVTALFAPPVARAVLFGAPLPAPAEPPAAPEEQGTAALP, encoded by the coding sequence GTGGGCGGCAGCCTCGCGGGGCTGCTCGCGGCCCATGTGCTCGCCGGCCACGCGGACCGGGTGACGATCGTCGAGCGCGACCGGTTCCCGGACGGGACGAAGCCGCGGCCCGGCGTGGCGCAGGGCCGGCATCCGCACGTGCTGCTGGAGGGCGGGCAGTTGGCGCTGGAGTCGCTGCTGCCGGGCTTCCTCGCGCAGCTGCGGGCGGCGGGGGCGCCACGCGTGGGCCTGCCCTCGGACATGGTGCTCAGGCAGGACGAGCGCTGGTTCCGCCGCGTCCCCGCGACGACCCACATGTACACCGGATCCCGCGCCCAGCTGGAGGAGCTGCTGCGGCGGCGGGTGCTGGCCGATCCGGTGATCGGCGTACTGGAGGGGACCGAGGCCGTCGGACTGGCCGGTGACGCCTCACGCGTGCGCGGCGTCCTGCTGCGGGACCGCTCCGACGGCGCCCGCGGGGAACCGCGCACCCTCGCGGCCGACCTGGTCGTCGACGCCTCCGGCAGCGGGACGAGGGCCCCGCAGTGGCTCACGGCGATCGGCGCGCAGGCACCGCGCGAGGAGACCATCGACACGGGGCTCGCGTACGCCTCCCGGGTCTACCGCGGCAAGGACGGCGTCCTCGGCGGCGACACCGTCGGCTACTACGTCTATCCCACCCCCGCCCAGGTCCACGGCGGCGGTGCGCTGCCGCTGGAGGACGGCACCCACCTGGTCATCGTCTCGGGGCTGCGGGGCGACGAACCGCCCACGGACGACGACGCGTTCGCGTCGTACGCCAGGCGGCTGCCGCATCCGCCGCTGCACCGCTGGCTGGACGAGGCCGAGCCGCTCTCCCCGGCGTTCGGCTACCGGCGGACCGCCAACGTCCGCCGCCGCTACGACCTGCCCGGCCGCCGCCCGGCCGGGTTCCTCGCGACCGGCGACGCGCTGTGCACCTTCAACCCGGTCTACGGGCAGGGCATGGCCGTCGCCGCGATGAGCGCGGCCGCCCTGCGCGACGCGCTGGCCGATCCGCGCCGCACCCCGACCACCGCGCGCGTGCAGCGGGCCCTCCTCGCGGCCTCCCGGCAGGCCTGGGACATCTCCGCCGGAGCGGACCGCGCGATGCCCGGCGCGACCGGCACCGCGGTCGCCGGCCGGCCCGTGGACCGCGCCGTCGGGTGGTACCTGGGGCGCGTCCAGGAGCGCTACCCGAGCGACCCCGTCGTGGGCCGCGCCTTCCGCGCCGTACTGACCCTCTCCGCGCCCGTCACCGCCCTGTTCGCGCCACCCGTGGCCCGGGCGGTCCTCTTCGGCGCGCCCCTGCCCGCGCCGGCGGAGCCGCCCGCGGCACCGGAGGAGCAGGGGACGGCCGCCCTTCCGTGA
- a CDS encoding cation:proton antiporter, whose protein sequence is MTAQQTTALLAGLAVLVILARVLGALARRLGQPAVIGEVLAGIALGPTLFHGAVSDALFPDDIRPLLSALAAVGIAVFMFIIGLEWDATLIRGIGSLAATVSFSSILLPFGLGAALALYLLDEHAAADRTAFMLFMGIAMSITAFPVLARILTDRGMSRSPLGVVALACASIDDVLAWSLLAAVVAISGSAGPEEWRILLAVPYLLGMFFVVRPLLRRFADRRTGLRLTPSVLAAVLAGLLLSAAATEWLGLHYIFGAFLFGVILPRSGTAQLREDVHDRLGQMSGTLLLPVFFLVAGLKVDLSGLDASGLGDLGLILAVAIGGKFAGAFAAARLNRMPVRESTALATLMNTRGLTELIVLNVGLQLGILGQDLYSLMVVMAVVTTAMAGPLLNWVLGRPDRTDGPGSPAPRATEAAPAPGRGTGPAV, encoded by the coding sequence ATGACCGCTCAACAGACGACGGCGCTGCTCGCGGGCCTCGCCGTGCTCGTGATCCTGGCCCGGGTGCTCGGCGCGCTGGCACGCCGCCTCGGTCAGCCCGCGGTGATCGGAGAGGTGCTGGCCGGCATCGCGCTGGGGCCGACCCTCTTCCACGGGGCGGTCTCCGACGCCCTGTTCCCCGACGACATACGGCCCCTGCTGAGCGCCCTCGCCGCGGTCGGCATCGCCGTCTTCATGTTCATCATCGGCCTGGAGTGGGACGCCACGCTGATCCGGGGCATCGGGAGCCTCGCCGCCACCGTCTCCTTCAGCTCGATCCTGCTGCCCTTCGGTCTCGGCGCGGCCCTGGCCCTGTACCTCCTCGACGAGCACGCCGCCGCCGACCGGACGGCGTTCATGCTCTTCATGGGCATCGCCATGTCGATCACCGCGTTCCCGGTGCTGGCCCGGATCCTCACCGACCGGGGGATGTCCCGCAGCCCGCTCGGCGTGGTGGCGCTGGCCTGCGCCTCGATCGACGACGTGCTCGCCTGGTCCCTGCTCGCCGCGGTGGTCGCCATCAGCGGCTCGGCCGGTCCCGAGGAGTGGCGCATCCTGCTGGCCGTGCCCTACCTGCTGGGCATGTTCTTCGTCGTGCGCCCGCTGCTCCGCCGGTTCGCGGACCGCAGGACCGGCCTCCGGCTCACCCCGTCGGTGCTCGCCGCCGTACTCGCCGGTCTGCTGCTGTCGGCCGCCGCCACCGAGTGGCTGGGCCTGCACTACATCTTCGGGGCGTTCCTGTTCGGGGTGATCCTGCCGCGCTCGGGAACCGCGCAGTTGCGCGAGGACGTCCACGACCGTCTCGGCCAGATGAGCGGCACGCTGCTGCTGCCGGTGTTCTTCCTGGTGGCCGGGCTGAAGGTGGACCTGTCCGGGCTGGACGCGAGCGGGCTCGGCGACCTGGGACTGATCCTCGCGGTGGCCATCGGCGGCAAGTTCGCGGGCGCGTTCGCCGCGGCCCGGTTGAACCGGATGCCGGTGCGGGAGTCCACCGCGCTGGCGACGCTGATGAACACCCGCGGCCTGACCGAGCTCATCGTCCTGAACGTCGGCCTGCAACTGGGCATCCTCGGCCAGGACCTCTACTCGCTCATGGTCGTCATGGCCGTGGTGACGACGGCGATGGCGGGCCCGCTGCTGAACTGGGTCCTGGGCCGTCCCGACCGCACCGACGGTCCCGGCAGCCCCGCGCCCCGGGCCACCGAGGCCGCCCCGGCCCCGGGACGCGGGACCGGCCCCGCCGTCTAG
- a CDS encoding alpha-glucuronidase, with product MSAAAPDPAWLPAPAFRALGSRRVLVAGTGSLADTVHTEVAAACAAFGGAAVRAAEPDGLVQGCDLVFRVRPGHLGELGTEGFYLRRADARTTVTAAAPHGLLHGLFHVVRLGEAAFAGRRPRERHRPALAVRMLNHWDNVRVHPVMGQVERGYAGGSLFWRDGAARGDLDRVRAYGRLLAASGINALAVNNVNVHEEEARLLTGRLGEVADLADALRPYGIRTHLSVTFAAPVVLGGLPTADPLDEAVRAWWAETTARVYAAIPDFGGYVVKADSEGRPGPFAYGRGHADGANLLAGALAPYGGTVHWRAFVYDHRQDWRDRSTDRARAAYDHFAPLDGEFAGNAVLQVKHGPMDFQVREPVSPLFGAMPRTRLAVEVQATQEYTGQQRHVCWLGPMWSEVLRFRPDGASRVGDLADALVAVSNAGDDPWWTGHPLAQANLYTVGRLGWRPGADPHGILDEWIELTFTPERTGDPGRLRDGLRAVLRGSWRTYEKYTAPLGVGFMVQPGHHYGPAVDGYEYSPWGTYHFADRDGVGVDRCRATGTGYAAQYANPWAELYESPRTCPDELLLFFHHVPYGHVLHSGKTVIQHIYDTHFEGVEEVEEARRVWASLAGLVEPGRHARVAERYEEQVRGAREWRDHINSYFFRMSGVPDAHGRRIH from the coding sequence GTGTCCGCCGCCGCTCCGGATCCCGCCTGGCTGCCCGCACCGGCCTTCCGCGCCCTCGGCTCGCGACGGGTCCTCGTCGCGGGGACCGGCTCCCTCGCCGACACGGTCCACACCGAAGTGGCGGCGGCCTGCGCGGCGTTCGGCGGCGCGGCGGTCCGGGCCGCGGAACCGGACGGCCTCGTCCAGGGATGCGACCTGGTGTTCCGGGTCCGCCCCGGGCACCTGGGCGAGCTGGGCACGGAAGGGTTCTACCTGCGGCGGGCCGACGCCCGCACCACGGTGACCGCCGCCGCCCCGCACGGCCTGCTGCACGGCCTCTTCCACGTCGTGCGCCTGGGTGAGGCCGCGTTCGCCGGGCGGCGCCCGCGCGAGAGGCACCGCCCCGCGCTCGCCGTGCGCATGCTCAACCACTGGGACAACGTCCGCGTGCACCCCGTGATGGGCCAGGTGGAGCGCGGCTACGCGGGCGGCTCGCTGTTCTGGCGGGACGGCGCGGCCCGCGGCGACCTGGACCGGGTCCGGGCGTACGGGCGGCTGCTCGCGGCGAGCGGGATCAACGCGCTGGCCGTGAACAACGTGAACGTGCACGAGGAGGAGGCCCGGCTGCTCACCGGCCGGCTCGGCGAGGTGGCCGATCTGGCGGACGCGCTGCGCCCGTACGGCATCCGCACCCATCTGTCGGTGACGTTCGCCGCCCCCGTGGTCCTCGGCGGCCTGCCGACCGCCGATCCGCTGGACGAGGCGGTGCGCGCCTGGTGGGCGGAGACGACCGCGCGGGTGTACGCGGCGATACCGGACTTCGGCGGGTATGTGGTGAAGGCCGACTCGGAGGGCCGGCCGGGCCCGTTCGCCTACGGCCGCGGCCACGCCGACGGCGCGAACCTGCTCGCGGGCGCGCTCGCCCCGTACGGCGGCACCGTGCACTGGCGGGCCTTCGTCTACGACCACCGCCAGGACTGGCGGGACCGCTCGACGGACCGGGCACGGGCCGCGTACGACCACTTCGCGCCGCTGGACGGGGAGTTCGCCGGCAACGCCGTGCTCCAGGTGAAGCACGGCCCGATGGACTTCCAGGTCCGCGAGCCCGTGTCGCCGCTGTTCGGAGCGATGCCGCGGACCCGGCTCGCGGTGGAGGTGCAGGCCACGCAGGAGTACACCGGGCAGCAGCGGCACGTGTGCTGGCTGGGGCCGATGTGGAGCGAGGTGCTGCGGTTCCGGCCGGACGGAGCGAGCCGCGTGGGTGACCTGGCCGACGCCTTGGTCGCCGTCTCCAACGCCGGGGACGACCCCTGGTGGACGGGGCATCCGCTCGCCCAGGCCAACCTCTACACCGTCGGCCGGCTCGGCTGGCGTCCCGGCGCGGACCCGCACGGGATCCTCGACGAGTGGATCGAGCTGACCTTCACGCCCGAGCGCACCGGCGACCCCGGGCGGCTGCGGGACGGGCTGCGGGCGGTGCTCCGCGGCTCGTGGCGCACGTACGAGAAGTACACCGCCCCGCTCGGCGTCGGTTTCATGGTGCAGCCGGGGCACCACTACGGGCCGGCCGTGGACGGCTACGAGTACAGCCCGTGGGGCACCTACCACTTCGCCGACCGGGACGGCGTCGGCGTCGACCGCTGCCGCGCCACGGGCACCGGGTACGCGGCGCAGTACGCGAACCCCTGGGCAGAGCTGTACGAGTCCCCGCGGACCTGTCCCGACGAGCTGCTGCTGTTCTTCCACCACGTGCCCTACGGCCATGTGCTGCACAGCGGCAAGACGGTGATCCAGCACATCTACGACACCCATTTCGAGGGCGTGGAGGAGGTCGAGGAGGCCCGCCGGGTGTGGGCCTCGCTGGCCGGCCTGGTGGAGCCCGGGCGGCACGCGCGCGTGGCGGAGCGGTACGAGGAGCAGGTGCGCGGCGCCCGCGAGTGGCGGGACCACATCAACAGCTACTTCTTCCGCATGTCGGGCGTGCCGGACGCGCACGGCCGCCGGATCCACTGA
- a CDS encoding sensor histidine kinase, with product MRLGTRLALGLGVLSLLVFAVVGTALTAYMRDYLERQLVDQLRLVQVVQTKDAAEHGTVRRKPYYGWYTAVYDVTGGEARLRRPSDVPGDTRAFAALAEAMVRDGTDPLTRTARIDGVGTLQLRGCEVEPGVVLVSAAPRQDIDDTVRQLVTVQVVAFALALLALVVFGRRMLRRGLKPLSDMAHTAHGIASHDLSESAARLPLRAPRAGGGPEVEELRTAFNTMLEHIDASLAVRARAEQRLRRFVADASHELRTPLMSVRGYADLFQYAAANAPEERERHLARLRAEAARMGVLLDDLLLLARLDAAEAETPLRMTEADLAELVEQAADAFRAGHPHHPLTVRTGGGPVRLRLDPQRIRQVLDNLLTNAAVHTPAGTAVCVAASVSAGAALVRVTDAGPGIPAADRERVFDRFYRVDKARSRDRGGSGLGLSVAASLVRAHGGTVEVASVPGRTEFTVRLPVHPRGLAADRP from the coding sequence ATGCGGCTCGGCACCCGCTTGGCCCTCGGCCTGGGCGTGCTGTCGCTGCTGGTGTTCGCCGTGGTCGGCACGGCCCTGACCGCGTACATGCGGGACTACCTGGAGCGGCAGCTCGTCGACCAGCTCCGGCTGGTGCAGGTCGTGCAGACCAAGGACGCCGCCGAGCACGGCACAGTGCGGCGCAAGCCGTATTACGGCTGGTACACGGCGGTGTACGACGTGACCGGCGGCGAGGCCAGGCTGCGCAGGCCCTCCGACGTCCCCGGCGACACCCGCGCCTTCGCCGCGCTCGCCGAGGCCATGGTCCGCGACGGCACCGACCCCCTCACCCGCACCGCGCGGATCGACGGCGTGGGCACCCTCCAGCTGCGCGGCTGCGAGGTGGAGCCCGGGGTGGTGCTGGTCAGCGCGGCGCCGCGGCAGGACATCGACGACACGGTGCGGCAGCTGGTCACCGTGCAGGTGGTCGCCTTCGCGCTGGCCCTGCTGGCGCTGGTGGTGTTCGGCCGGCGGATGCTGCGGCGCGGGCTGAAGCCGCTCAGCGACATGGCGCACACCGCGCACGGCATCGCCTCGCACGATCTGTCCGAGTCCGCGGCCCGGCTGCCGTTGCGCGCCCCGCGGGCGGGCGGCGGCCCGGAGGTGGAGGAGCTGCGCACCGCGTTCAACACGATGCTGGAGCACATCGACGCCTCCCTCGCGGTGCGCGCGCGGGCCGAGCAGCGGCTGCGCCGGTTCGTCGCGGACGCCTCCCACGAGCTGCGCACCCCGCTGATGTCCGTGCGCGGCTACGCGGACCTGTTCCAGTACGCCGCGGCCAACGCGCCGGAGGAACGCGAACGGCACCTGGCGCGGCTGCGCGCGGAGGCCGCCCGGATGGGGGTGCTGCTGGACGACCTGCTGCTGCTCGCCCGGCTGGACGCGGCCGAGGCGGAGACGCCGCTGCGGATGACGGAGGCGGACCTGGCCGAACTGGTGGAGCAGGCCGCCGACGCGTTCCGGGCCGGGCACCCGCACCATCCGCTGACCGTGCGGACCGGGGGCGGGCCGGTGCGGCTGCGGCTCGATCCGCAGCGGATCCGGCAGGTGCTGGACAACCTGCTCACCAACGCGGCCGTGCACACCCCGGCCGGGACCGCGGTGTGCGTGGCGGCCTCGGTCTCGGCCGGGGCGGCGCTGGTCCGGGTCACCGACGCGGGGCCCGGGATCCCGGCCGCCGACCGCGAGCGGGTCTTCGACCGTTTCTACCGCGTGGACAAGGCCCGCAGCCGCGACCGGGGCGGCAGCGGCCTGGGCCTGTCCGTGGCCGCGTCCCTGGTGCGGGCGCACGGCGGCACCGTCGAGGTGGCGAGTGTGCCGGGCCGGACGGAGTTCACCGTGCGGCTGCCGGTGCACCCCCGGGGGCTTGCCGCGGACCGTCCGTGA
- a CDS encoding response regulator transcription factor, protein MEKVRLLVVDDDPPIADLVATVARYEGWEAVTANTGEQALRRAAEFRPDIVVLDLMLPDLDGFGVLDRLRGSGTMVPVVFLTARDGVADRVAGLTRGGDDYLVKPFAVEELMARLRTVLRRSAGPQAQRPVLRVGDLTMDEDTRQVRRDGTLLTLTPTEYEVLRYLMRRSPAVLTKAQILDHVWEYGFGGRSNVVELVVSRLRRKLDEAGRGQLIHTVRGFGYVIRRADG, encoded by the coding sequence GTGGAAAAAGTGCGCCTCCTCGTCGTGGACGACGATCCGCCCATCGCCGACCTCGTCGCCACGGTCGCCCGCTACGAGGGCTGGGAGGCGGTCACCGCGAACACCGGTGAGCAGGCGCTGCGCCGGGCGGCGGAGTTCCGCCCGGACATCGTGGTGCTCGATCTGATGCTGCCCGACCTGGACGGTTTCGGCGTCCTGGACCGGCTGCGCGGCTCGGGCACCATGGTGCCGGTGGTGTTCCTCACCGCGCGCGACGGCGTCGCCGACCGGGTGGCCGGGCTGACCCGCGGCGGCGACGACTACCTGGTCAAGCCGTTCGCGGTGGAGGAGCTGATGGCCCGGCTGCGGACGGTGCTGCGGCGCAGTGCCGGGCCGCAGGCGCAGCGGCCGGTGCTGCGGGTGGGTGACCTGACGATGGACGAGGACACCCGGCAGGTGCGGCGCGACGGGACGCTGCTGACCCTCACCCCGACGGAGTACGAGGTGCTGCGCTATCTGATGCGCAGGTCGCCGGCCGTGCTCACCAAGGCGCAGATCCTCGACCACGTGTGGGAGTACGGCTTCGGCGGCCGGTCCAACGTGGTGGAGCTGGTGGTCAGCCGGCTGCGCCGCAAGCTGGACGAGGCCGGCCGCGGGCAGCTCATCCACACCGTGCGCGGCTTCGGGTACGTGATCCGGCGGGCGGACGGGTGA
- a CDS encoding ferric reductase-like transmembrane domain-containing protein — MTTVHTPPRPPTAIRPEVVARTGLYALLAANAAVVAVLFAQAGFASNALIVLGRLAGLYGALLMAFQLLLVARLPWLDRRIGMDRLTLWHRWTGFTLLWTLLAHAVFITLGYADSSGLDPVDQLVDLAETVEGVLRAVVALALILVVGTVSARFARRRLAYETWHFVHLYTYLAVVLAFTHQVAVGTTFVASPAATAYWWTLWSVALGSVLLGRLVLPLWRNLRHRLRVSAVVPENDDVVSVHITGRDLHRLPARAGQFFLWRFLTRDRWWQANPFSLSAAPDGRTLRLTVKAAGDGSAALRHLRPGTRVFAEGPYGAFTTLRRTRPDTVLVAGGVGVTPIRALLEELSGHAVVIHRVATERDAVLHDELRELAQAKGAELYLVTGPATPDRLAPAELARLVPDIADRDVYLCGPPGMTAAVRRSLRELGVPKPQIHFERFSLAG; from the coding sequence GTGACGACCGTCCACACGCCTCCGCGGCCCCCCACGGCGATACGTCCCGAGGTGGTGGCGCGCACCGGGCTGTACGCCCTGCTCGCCGCCAACGCGGCCGTGGTGGCCGTCCTCTTCGCCCAGGCCGGATTCGCCTCCAACGCCCTGATCGTGCTCGGCCGGCTGGCCGGCCTCTACGGCGCCCTGCTGATGGCCTTCCAGCTGCTCCTGGTGGCCCGGCTGCCGTGGCTCGACCGCCGGATCGGCATGGACCGGCTCACCCTGTGGCACCGCTGGACCGGCTTCACGCTGCTGTGGACGCTGCTCGCCCACGCCGTGTTCATCACCCTCGGCTACGCGGACTCCTCCGGCCTGGACCCGGTCGACCAGCTGGTCGACCTCGCCGAGACCGTCGAAGGCGTGCTCCGCGCGGTCGTCGCCCTCGCCCTGATCCTCGTCGTCGGCACCGTCTCGGCCCGCTTCGCCCGCCGCCGGCTGGCCTACGAGACCTGGCACTTCGTCCACCTCTACACCTACCTCGCGGTCGTCCTCGCCTTCACCCACCAGGTCGCCGTCGGCACCACCTTCGTCGCCTCGCCCGCCGCCACCGCCTACTGGTGGACCCTGTGGAGCGTCGCCCTCGGCTCCGTGCTGCTCGGCCGGCTGGTGCTGCCCCTGTGGCGCAACCTGCGCCACCGGCTGCGGGTCTCGGCCGTCGTCCCCGAGAACGACGACGTCGTCTCCGTCCACATCACCGGCCGTGACCTGCACCGGCTGCCCGCCCGGGCCGGCCAGTTCTTCCTCTGGCGGTTCCTCACCCGCGACCGCTGGTGGCAGGCCAACCCGTTCTCCCTGTCGGCGGCCCCCGACGGCCGCACCCTCCGGCTCACCGTGAAGGCGGCCGGCGACGGCAGCGCCGCCCTGCGCCACCTCCGGCCCGGCACCCGGGTCTTCGCCGAGGGCCCCTACGGGGCGTTCACCACGCTGCGCCGCACCCGTCCCGACACCGTCCTCGTGGCGGGCGGCGTGGGCGTGACCCCCATCCGGGCGCTGCTCGAGGAACTGTCCGGCCACGCCGTCGTCATCCACCGGGTCGCCACCGAACGGGACGCCGTGCTCCACGACGAGCTGCGGGAACTGGCCCAGGCCAAGGGCGCCGAGCTGTACCTGGTCACCGGCCCCGCCACCCCGGACAGGCTGGCCCCCGCCGAACTGGCCCGGCTCGTGCCCGACATCGCGGACCGTGACGTCTACCTCTGCGGGCCGCCCGGCATGACGGCCGCCGTCCGGCGCAGCCTGCGCGAGCTGGGCGTACCGAAGCCGCAGATCCACTTCGAGCGCTTCAGCCTGGCCGGCTGA
- a CDS encoding FMN-binding protein, with translation MKRALPVLVLTVAGLIPVWRYAPPQQASSSPDGAVAAPSPSTPAPPSSSSSSSSSSSPAAAAVVAGPTVATEKGDVQVEVTFEGERIASVRMLRQPNHPQTTNAVPVLIEETLEAQSADIDSVTGATVTSEGYKESLQAALDARGA, from the coding sequence GTGAAACGAGCACTGCCCGTCCTGGTCCTGACCGTCGCCGGACTGATCCCCGTCTGGCGGTACGCCCCGCCGCAGCAGGCCTCGTCGTCCCCGGACGGCGCCGTCGCCGCCCCGAGCCCCTCCACGCCGGCCCCGCCGTCCTCCTCTTCCTCTTCCTCCTCTTCTTCCTCCCCGGCCGCCGCAGCCGTGGTGGCGGGCCCCACCGTCGCCACCGAGAAGGGCGACGTGCAGGTGGAGGTGACGTTCGAGGGGGAGCGCATCGCGTCGGTGCGCATGCTGCGGCAGCCGAACCACCCGCAGACCACGAACGCCGTCCCGGTGCTGATCGAGGAGACCCTGGAGGCGCAGAGCGCGGACATCGACTCGGTGACGGGCGCGACCGTCACCAGCGAGGGCTACAAGGAGTCGCTCCAGGCCGCACTGGACGCGAGGGGAGCCTGA